A stretch of the Deltaproteobacteria bacterium IMCC39524 genome encodes the following:
- a CDS encoding CoA pyrophosphatase, whose product MIAAVTMDAIQNLNLTAIATQLSGYSPVIQEPGQRGHAAVAMLIKQGTTSPEVLFIIRAEHDRDPWSGNIGFPGGRLNDANESPQQAAIRETFEELSVDLRPARYLGRLDDLFGATMPVLVSCFVYHVTEPLTLNPNHEVAATFWTPLINLLESERHQQRNFFYRDKEHSHPAIELLEPQQPLLWGITYRLIRSFFDICAIDFGFSEVEEP is encoded by the coding sequence TTGATCGCAGCGGTAACGATGGACGCCATTCAGAACTTGAACCTCACAGCTATTGCAACACAGCTCTCCGGTTACTCACCAGTCATCCAGGAGCCCGGCCAACGCGGTCATGCCGCCGTTGCCATGCTTATCAAGCAGGGAACAACCTCTCCGGAAGTCCTCTTTATCATTCGTGCCGAGCATGATCGTGACCCCTGGTCCGGGAATATTGGCTTTCCTGGCGGCAGGCTCAATGATGCAAACGAATCTCCACAGCAGGCAGCCATTCGTGAGACCTTTGAAGAACTCTCCGTGGACTTGCGGCCGGCGCGATATCTCGGTCGCCTCGACGATCTTTTTGGCGCCACCATGCCAGTGCTGGTCTCCTGTTTTGTCTATCACGTAACAGAACCACTTACACTGAACCCTAACCATGAAGTGGCGGCTACCTTCTGGACACCACTCATAAACTTATTGGAGAGTGAGCGTCACCAGCAGAGAAACTTCTTTTACCGCGACAAGGAACATAGCCACCCGGCAATCGAACTGCTTGAACCTCAGCAACCGCTCCTATGGGGAATAACCTACCGCTTGATCCGCAGTTTTTTCGATATTTGCGCAATTGATTTCGGATTTTCAGAAGTAGAAGAACCTTGA
- a CDS encoding chloride channel protein, producing MASLGSIFTNFKKLDWRVLTRPVILSVLVGLVTGSAAVLFYFATNSIEHLFLDNLAGYSPPKEGAEAVLAMGDQMIDNLAMDHRWFLFLIPIIGGLISGFLVFKFAPEAEGHGTDAAIDAFHNKGGIIRGRVPIIKGLASMATIGTGGSAGREGPIAQIGAGFGSFIATKLKLTSADRRILLLAGMAGGIGATFRAPLGGALFAVEVLYKNPEFEHEGLIPAIISSITAFSLFGATTGWKPLLETPHFSFEHPRELVLFLMLGIICAGLGKLYVKCFYGAQDLFRKWDFPVILKPAVGGFMLGLLAMIVPQVLGSGYGMVQAAIYGKVALWVMLVVALAKIIATSLTISSGGSGGVFAPSLVIGAMLGGAFGASAELLFPAMVHDPRAYVLIGMAGFFSAVSNTPIATLIMVSELTGNYGLLAPLMLVCTVAMIVYPRNSIYQKQVKSRIDSPVHLGEFIVDVLEGIRVEDLQEHGRKPTLIAEGLPLPEILKLIANAEGAYYPVVDDELRMISIFSVNDIRRILSEDLPPSLVLAGDIAITRVITTTPDESLTEVMRKLSSRGLEEIPVVAEDDPQQVLYMLTRRAVLARYATELEKKKEHYSSD from the coding sequence GTGGCGTCTCTTGGTTCGATTTTCACAAACTTTAAAAAACTCGACTGGCGGGTTCTGACCCGGCCCGTCATTCTCAGCGTGCTGGTTGGTCTGGTAACAGGTAGTGCTGCAGTCCTGTTCTATTTCGCCACCAACAGTATCGAGCACCTTTTTCTCGACAATCTTGCCGGCTACAGCCCTCCCAAAGAGGGAGCAGAAGCGGTTTTGGCTATGGGCGACCAGATGATCGATAACCTGGCCATGGACCACCGCTGGTTTCTCTTTCTGATTCCGATTATCGGTGGTCTGATCTCAGGCTTTCTGGTTTTCAAATTTGCTCCTGAAGCGGAAGGACACGGTACAGACGCCGCCATCGACGCCTTCCACAACAAGGGAGGCATTATCAGGGGACGGGTGCCCATTATTAAGGGTCTCGCTTCGATGGCAACAATCGGCACTGGCGGCTCGGCAGGCCGCGAGGGACCGATCGCCCAGATCGGGGCCGGTTTTGGCTCCTTCATTGCCACCAAGCTCAAGTTAACCTCTGCTGATCGCCGCATCCTTTTGCTGGCCGGCATGGCCGGAGGTATCGGAGCGACCTTCCGTGCACCTCTTGGTGGGGCCCTCTTTGCGGTAGAAGTCCTTTATAAAAACCCGGAATTTGAACATGAGGGGCTGATCCCGGCGATCATCTCCTCGATCACCGCGTTTTCACTCTTCGGCGCCACGACCGGTTGGAAACCACTTCTGGAAACACCTCATTTCAGCTTCGAGCATCCGCGTGAGCTGGTGCTGTTCCTCATGCTGGGCATCATCTGCGCCGGCCTCGGCAAGCTTTACGTCAAATGCTTCTACGGCGCTCAAGACCTGTTCCGCAAGTGGGACTTCCCGGTCATCTTGAAACCTGCAGTCGGTGGCTTCATGCTTGGCCTGCTCGCCATGATCGTCCCCCAGGTGCTCGGCTCAGGCTATGGCATGGTACAGGCCGCCATCTATGGCAAAGTGGCCCTCTGGGTCATGCTGGTTGTTGCCCTGGCCAAAATCATTGCGACCAGTTTGACGATTTCCTCCGGAGGTTCCGGTGGTGTCTTCGCCCCCAGCCTGGTGATCGGTGCCATGCTCGGCGGCGCCTTCGGCGCATCGGCAGAGCTGCTCTTTCCAGCGATGGTCCATGACCCGCGCGCCTACGTCCTGATCGGCATGGCCGGCTTCTTCTCCGCAGTCTCCAACACACCGATCGCCACCCTGATCATGGTCAGCGAATTAACCGGTAACTACGGATTGCTCGCTCCCCTGATGTTGGTCTGCACCGTGGCAATGATCGTTTACCCACGCAATTCAATTTACCAGAAGCAGGTCAAAAGCCGGATTGACTCACCGGTTCATCTTGGTGAATTCATTGTTGACGTTCTAGAAGGGATCAGGGTTGAGGATCTGCAGGAGCATGGACGAAAACCCACTTTGATTGCCGAAGGCTTGCCGCTGCCAGAGATTCTCAAGCTGATAGCCAATGCCGAGGGCGCTTACTATCCTGTGGTCGACGATGAGTTGCGCATGATCTCTATTTTTTCGGTCAACGATATCCGCCGCATCCTCAGCGAAGATCTCCCACCCAGCCTGGTTCTGGCCGGTGACATCGCGATCACACGCGTCATCACCACGACTCCCGATGAATCATTAACCGAAGTCATGCGAAAACTTTCCAGTCGCGGGCTTGAAGAGATCCCCGTGGTTGCTGAAGATGACCCGCAACAAGTACTCTACATGCTGACCCGCCGCGCCGTGCTGGCCCGTTACGCGACAGAGCTGGAAAAGAAAAAAGAGCATTATTCTTCAGATTAA